In Camelus dromedarius isolate mCamDro1 chromosome 4, mCamDro1.pat, whole genome shotgun sequence, the following are encoded in one genomic region:
- the NMI gene encoding N-myc-interactor yields MAANEDNKKQALKECCLDEEFTQDEQNQKLIDEIAKENILLTEEIQKLEAELQEATRNSQINEDIPETKIKFTSVENPESDSQFSNISYSCQVSSKVPYELQKGQALITFEKEEVAQNVIRRGEHYVQLQDVNVKMMAKPVPLNSGVRFQVHVEVSKMKVNVTEIPDILPESQMRDKLELSFCKSRNGGGEVESVEYDKQSGSAVITFVESGVADKILKMKDYPLYINQNCHRVIVSPYTETHLKKFQVFSGVAKRTVLLTGMENLQKTDEETVEDFINIHFQREKNGGGEVEVVACSLGQSQIAYFEE; encoded by the exons ATGGCAGCCAATGAAGATAACAAAAAACAAGCTCTTAAGGAGTGTTGTCTAGATGAAGAATTTACGCAAGATGAACAAAACCAG aaattaattGATGAAATTGCAAAGGAAAATATTCTATTAACAGAGGAGATCCAAAAACTTGAAGCTGAATTACAAGAGGCCACCAGAAATTCCCAG ATTAACGAGGATATTCCTGAAACAAAGATAAAGTTCACGTCTGTAGAGAATCCTGAGAGTGACAGCCAGTTTTCAAATATCTCCTATTCGTGTCAAGTGAGCTCAAAAGTCCCCTATGAGCTACAAAAAGGACAAGCCCTTATCacctttgaaaaagaagaag ttgcccAAAATGTGATCAGAAGGGGGGAACATTATGTGCAGCTGCAGGATGTAAACGTGAAGATGATGGCCAAACCGGTCCCATTAAACTCAGGAGTCAGATTCCAG GTTCACGTAGAAGTGTCTAAAATGAAGGTCAACGTTACTGAAATTCCTGATATATTGCCTGAAAGTCAGATGAGAGACAAGCTAGAACTGAGTTTTTGTAAGTCCCGCAACGGAGGCGGCGAAGTGGAGAGCGTGGAGTACGATAAGCAGTCCGGGAGTGCCGTCATCACGTTTGTGGAGAGTGGAG TTGCCGAcaagattttgaaaatgaaagactATCCTCTTTATATAAATCAAAACTGCCATAGAGTTATTGTTTCTCCATACACAGAAACACACTTGAAAAAGTTTCAG gTATTTTCAGGAGTAGCTAAGAGGACGGTGCTGCTGACAGGAATGGAAAACCTTCAgaagacagatgaagaaactgtagAGGATTTCATTAACATTCACTTTCAGCGGGAGAAGAATGGAGGTGGAGAAGTAGAGGTGGTCGCGTGTTCTCTGGGGCAATCTCAGATAGCATACTTTGAAGAATAG